From a single Nothobranchius furzeri strain GRZ-AD chromosome 7, NfurGRZ-RIMD1, whole genome shotgun sequence genomic region:
- the LOC107386586 gene encoding sterile alpha motif domain-containing protein 3, which yields MAIPIKLRIILGVNNSQRLTLQDGIPDTVGELQQHIKSQCGVETPFRLQFMDAEFGNEFTNLTSVSEIQDKGTLKLIFDSASSDLPGGPPPPPPYSTVIPQSIDESQCSSGSANDTDILSTPESSSSRSSGWPVFFRVPRFPYDCELQLNKANAAFKENGTLLDPDMRLKTAILESLAEEIVQYKVYPSDRDFDEVAEALVESHPCLKEPGSATGYGGWKVSLKYKLANYRRKLKRLGCPEVELNSLTNKPVDKCSPAFSVKKPRRAEVNYCPTFPASETAESLEKMRETLASEANKRNNEETVAALMEKTFAHRRQEVIRDAPLIAFFKGRWPALFCERELTAEFRRITTVSLLSKFFSNIDAQSSKLMRVFGKKGGAQGRRITRIMVPITQTDSIDVKRECILKALCVYLNEEPENLWKEYMDTESSEAAMRDTTFGIYVIRKEGAEPDDGPEEVGIILEGVEVLAELRNVPQAVAMLLALVYSLNLSYPPELKYTFEALQKIIMELDGNRLSRKNQALKTLLARY from the exons ATGGCTATTCCAATAAAGCTGCGAATTATCCTTGGAGTAAACAATTCACAAAGACTTACCCTACAAGATGGAATTCCAGACACTGTAGGTGAACTTCAACAGCACATCAAGAGTCAGTGTGGAGTTGAAACCCCCTTCAGGCTGCAATTTATGGATGCGGAATTTGGCAATGAGTTTACTAACTTGACTTCAGTGTCAGAGATCCAAGACAAAGGTACCTTAAAGCTCATCTTTGATTCAGCATCATCTGATCTTCCCGGTggccccccaccccctccacccTACTCTACTGTCATACCACAGTCCATTGATGAGTCACAATGTTCATCTGGTTCCGCAAATGATACTGACATTTTGTCCACTCCTGAATCATCCTCTTCACGTTCATCTGGTTGGCCTGTGTTTTTTCGTGTGCCACGTTTCCCATATGATTGTGAGCTGCAGCTGAACAAAGCCAATGCTGCTTTTAAAGAAAACGGAACACTGTTGGATCCAGACATGAGACTTAAAACGGCCATTCTCGAAAGTTTGGCTGAAGAAATAGTACAGTACAAAGTGTATCCCTCAGACAGGGATTTTGACGAAGTTGCTGAAGCCCTTGTTGAATCCCACCCATGTCTTAAAGAACCAGGCTCTGCCACCGGATATGGTGGCTGGAAGGTTAGCTTAAAATACAAGCTAGCCAACTACAGACGGAAGCTCAAGAGGCTTGGATGTCCAGAGGTGGAACTAAATTCGCTCACAAATAAACCTGTCGACAAATGCAGCCCTGCATTTAGTGTGAAGAAGCCTAGAAGGGCAGAAGTAAACTACTGTCCCACCTTCCCAGCTAGTGAAACTGCAGAGTCGCTTGAAAAGATGAGAGAGACCCTTGCTTCAGAAGCAAACAAAAGAAACAACGAGGAGACTGTGGCAGCACTGATGGAGAAGACTTTTGCTCACAGAAGACAAGAAGTTATTCGTGATGCACCTTTAATTGCTTTTTTCAAAGGCAGATGGccagctctcttctgtgaacgtgAG CTAACTGCTGAATTTCGGAGGATCACAACTGTCAGtttgctgtcaaagttcttctccAACATTGATGCTCAATCTTCCAAGCTGATGAGGGTGTTTGGCAAGAAAGGCGGAGCTCAAGGAAGAAGGATTACACGCATCATGGTACCCATTACCCAG ACTGACTCCATTGATGTGAAGAGAGAGTGCATCCTCAAAGCCTTGTGTGTGTACCTGAACGAAGAGCCAGAGAACCTTTGGAAAGAGTACATG GACACTGAAAGCAGTGAGGCTGCAATGAGGGATACAACTTTTGGAATCTATGTGATTCGCAAAGAAGGTGCAGAACCGGATGATGGACCAGAAGAGGTTGGGATCATTCTGGAGGGCGTGGAAGTTCTGGCAGAGCTGAGAAATGTGCCACAGGCTGTGGCCATGTTGTTGGCGCTTGTGTACAGTCTGAACCTCAGCTACCCTCCAGAACTGAAATACACATTTGAGGCATTGCAGAAGATAATAATGGAGCTTGATGGAAACAGACTCTCAAGAAAAAATCAAGCACTGAAAACTCTGCTTGCTCGTTATTAG